CGTTGCAACAGCTTCCTTCAAGGCGTCTTCAACTTGATCGGCCTGCTCGACTCTGCGCCCTTTGATCCCGTAGGCGTCGGCAAGCTTTACAAAATCGGGATTGGCATCCAGCTGGATTTGGCTGAAACGCTCGTTAAAGAGCATTTTTTGCATCTGCCTAACCATGCCTAAAACCCCGTTATTCATCAGGACTATTTTTACGGGAAGGTGATATTGGACCGCAGTGGCGAGCTCATGGATGCTCATTTGTAAAGAACCGTCTCCGGTAACCAGAAAGACCAGACTGTCCGGTTTCGCAAACTGGGCGCCGATCACAGCCGGAAGACCAAAACCCATCGTTCCCAGACCCGCACTGGTAATAAAATGTCTTTCTTGATTAATCGGACAGAATTGAGCCGCCCACATTTGGTGCTGTCCGACATCTGTTACCACGATCGCTTCTTCCCCGCTGATTTTCCCCATCGCTTCCAAAATCGTCTGCGGATTGAGGCGGCCATCCTGCTCATAGCTTAACGGGTATTCCTTTTGCCAGCTCCTGAGTTCGTTCCACCAATCCTGAATGGCCGGCGGATTGATTTTGGTAAGGAACTCTTCCAGGACAAGTCTGGCATCTCCGACAATCGGGATATGTGCCCGGATGACTTTGCCGATCTCGGCAGGATCGATGTCAATATGAATGACTTTCGCCTTCGTGGCAAAACGGTGCTTCAGCCCGCTCGTGACCCTGTCGTCAAAGCGGACACCGATCGCAATCAGTAAATCACACGCATCTACGGCAAGATTGGCAGTAATGGTCCCATGCATTCCGACCATCCCTAAATGATTCGGATGTTTGGATGGGACACTGCCAATGCCCATCAGGGTCGTGACCACAGGAAGATTGGTTTTTTCGAGTACTTCCTGAAGAATCTTGCCGGCTCCGGAGGTTATGACGCCTCCCCCGGCATAAACAACCGGTTTTTTGCTTTGGGCCAGTGCTCTGGCTGCTTCAGAAATCTGACCGGGATTTCCCTTGGTAAAAAATTTATAGCTTTTCAGCGCCACTTTGGACGGATAAGGCTCATTGACCTCTGCTGCCATAATATTCTTCGGCAGATCGATCAGGACCGGACCCGGGCGGCCTGTACTCGCAATATAAAACGCTTCTTTCACAATACGCGGGATATCCCTAGCATCTTTAACCAGATAGGAATGCTTCGTTATCGGCATCGTGATCCCCGTAATGTCAACTTCCTGAAAAGAATCTGTCCCCAACAGATGGGTCGATACCTGACCGGTTAAGATCACAAGCGGGATGGAATCCATATACGCATTTGCAATTCCCGTGACCATATTGGCGGCTCCCGGACCTGAGGTAGCCAGACAGACACCCACCTTGCCACTGACCCGTGCGTAGGCATCGGCGGCATGAACAGCACTCTGCTCATGTCTTGGCAGGATATGACGGATCGAGCTGTCCAGAAGCGCATCATACAGTGCTAGCAAAGATCCGCCGGGATACCCGAAGATCAGCTCTACCCCCTCCTGGTCCAGTACATCGAGCAGCGCTTTGGCGCCATTATAATTATCCAAAGCAAGACTTTCTTCGTCTTCCCAGGTAATTTCAGGGTCTCTGGCTATTAAGGCGTCTTCTTTGGACTTATCCATTCATTCATTCCTCCTTGACTGTCCGGAAAGCTGCTCCTTTATTGGCCGACTGGGCAAATTGGACGTAACGTCCCAGATATCCTGTCCGGCCTGCTACTTTATACACTTTCTCCAACCCTTTTTTGGGGTCAAAGCTGTTTCTTCTTTCTGCTTTTTCAGATTCGGGCAGAAGCCAGTCAATGGTCCGTTTTTCTAAATCAATCCGAACCATATCGCCGTTCTCTACGAACGCAATCTCCCCGCCGAGCGCTGCTTCCGGAGAAATGTGCCCGATCGAAAGTCCGCGGCTGCCTCCGGAAAAACGTCCGTCCGTCAACAGTGCCACGGAAGAATCAAGGC
This genomic stretch from Dehalobacter restrictus DSM 9455 harbors:
- the ilvB gene encoding biosynthetic-type acetolactate synthase large subunit; this translates as MDKSKEDALIARDPEITWEDEESLALDNYNGAKALLDVLDQEGVELIFGYPGGSLLALYDALLDSSIRHILPRHEQSAVHAADAYARVSGKVGVCLATSGPGAANMVTGIANAYMDSIPLVILTGQVSTHLLGTDSFQEVDITGITMPITKHSYLVKDARDIPRIVKEAFYIASTGRPGPVLIDLPKNIMAAEVNEPYPSKVALKSYKFFTKGNPGQISEAARALAQSKKPVVYAGGGVITSGAGKILQEVLEKTNLPVVTTLMGIGSVPSKHPNHLGMVGMHGTITANLAVDACDLLIAIGVRFDDRVTSGLKHRFATKAKVIHIDIDPAEIGKVIRAHIPIVGDARLVLEEFLTKINPPAIQDWWNELRSWQKEYPLSYEQDGRLNPQTILEAMGKISGEEAIVVTDVGQHQMWAAQFCPINQERHFITSAGLGTMGFGLPAVIGAQFAKPDSLVFLVTGDGSLQMSIHELATAVQYHLPVKIVLMNNGVLGMVRQMQKMLFNERFSQIQLDANPDFVKLADAYGIKGRRVEQADQVEDALKEAVATPGPFLLDFTISPDEVVLPFVPAGQGITEILEGKE